The genome window CGGTCGCCCGGAAGCGCCGGGTCCGCACGTCGTGCCCCTGGCGCAACCCCCGGGTGGCGCGAAATGCGAGGCTCGGCATGCTCGCCGATCACGCGATCGCCGACGTGGCCCCGGACGCCCCCGAGGTCACGGCAGGAGAGGGAGGAAGCATGAGCGGTGTGCGCGTGCTGGTGGGTACCCGCAAGGGGGCGTTCATCTTCACGTCGGACGCCCGGCGGAAGGAGTGGGACGTGCAGGGGCCCCACTTCGCCGGCTGGGAGATCTACCACATGAAGGGATCGCCCGCCGACCCGAACCGGCTGTATGCCTCGCAGACGAGCGCCTGGTTTGGCCAGATGATCCAGCGGTCCGACGACGGCGGCAAGACGTGGGAGCCCGTGGGCAACGAGTTCGCATACGAGGGGACGCCGGGCACGCACATGTGGTTTGACGGCACCCAGCGCCCCTGGAAGTTCACGCGCGTGTGGCGCCTGGAGCCGTCGCCGACCGACCCCGACACCATCCACGCCGGCGTGGAGGACGCCGCCCTCTTCCGCTCCACCGACGGCGGGCGAAGCTGGAAGGAGCTGCCCGGCCTGCGCTGCCACGACTCCGGGCCCTCCTGGCAGCCAGGAGCCGGCGGCATGTGCGTGCACTCCATCCTGCAGGACCCGAGCGCCCCGGGCCGTATGTACGTGGCGATCTCCGCCGCCGGCGTCTTTCGAACCGATGATGGGGCCGAGACCTGGACCCCGAAGAACCGCGGACTGCACTCGCTCTACATCCCCGACCCCGAGGCCGAGACGGGCCATTGCGTGCACCGGATCGCGATGCACGCGTCTCGTCCGAACGTGTTGTTCATGCAGAAGCACTGGGACGTGATGCGCAGCGACGACCACGGCGACAACTGGCGGGATGTGAGCGGCAACCTCCCGAGCGACTTCGGCTTCCCCATCGGCAT of Chthonomonadales bacterium contains these proteins:
- a CDS encoding exo-alpha-sialidase; this translates as MSGVRVLVGTRKGAFIFTSDARRKEWDVQGPHFAGWEIYHMKGSPADPNRLYASQTSAWFGQMIQRSDDGGKTWEPVGNEFAYEGTPGTHMWFDGTQRPWKFTRVWRLEPSPTDPDTIHAGVEDAALFRSTDGGRSWKELPGLRCHDSGPSWQPGAGGMCVHSILQDPSAPGRMYVAISAAGVFRTDDGAETWTPKNRGLHSLYIPDPEAETGHCVHRIAMHASRPNVLFMQKHWDVMRSDDHGDNWRDVSGNLPSDFGFPIGIHAHEPDTVYVVPIKSDSEHFPPDARLRVYRSRTGGGEWEALTEGLPQSHCYVNVLRGALSLDTLDPCGVYFGTTGGQVYASSDAGDHWAPILRDL